One window of Thiomicrorhabdus lithotrophica genomic DNA carries:
- a CDS encoding 2-isopropylmalate synthase gives MKDHLVIFDTTLRDGEQSPGASMTKEEKIRIAKQLEKLQVDVIEAGFPAASQGDFESVQAVASVVKDSTICGLARAVENDIVKAGEAIKSANSGRIHTFIATSPIHMEKKLRMSPDEVVERAVWAVKKARNFTDDVEFSPEDAGRSEVDFLCRVIEAVIDAGATTINIPDTVGYNVPHQFGNLFKELIERIPNSDKAIFSAHCHNDLGLAAANSLAAVRNGARQIECTINGLGERAGNTALEEVVMAVKTRQDIFTVDTRINTREILAASRLVSNITGFPVQPNKAIVGANAFAHESGIHQDGVLKHRETYEIMRAEDVGWSTNKMVMGKHSGRNAFKTRLEELGIEFETEQELNEAFVSFKELADRKHEIYDEDLQSLVTDNNTQRVENESFRLVALKVSTETGESPQAEVTMWMNGDEASALATGSGVVDATFKAIESLVESGSSLQLYSVSNVTNGTDSLGETSVRLEKGGRIVNGQGSDTDIVTASAKAYINALNKLESDVDKAHPQAAV, from the coding sequence ATGAAAGACCATTTAGTTATCTTTGATACCACTCTTCGTGATGGCGAGCAGAGTCCTGGTGCATCCATGACCAAGGAAGAGAAAATTCGTATTGCTAAGCAATTAGAAAAACTTCAAGTAGATGTTATTGAGGCTGGCTTTCCTGCGGCAAGCCAAGGTGATTTTGAATCCGTACAAGCGGTTGCTTCAGTTGTTAAAGATAGTACGATTTGTGGGCTTGCTAGAGCAGTAGAAAATGATATTGTTAAAGCGGGTGAAGCCATTAAATCGGCGAACTCCGGTCGTATTCATACGTTTATAGCGACTTCTCCTATTCATATGGAAAAGAAGCTGCGTATGTCTCCTGATGAAGTGGTTGAAAGAGCTGTTTGGGCAGTAAAAAAAGCAAGAAATTTTACAGATGACGTAGAGTTCTCTCCTGAAGATGCTGGACGTTCAGAAGTGGATTTTTTATGCCGAGTGATTGAGGCTGTGATCGATGCGGGTGCAACGACAATTAACATTCCAGACACAGTCGGTTATAACGTTCCCCATCAGTTTGGAAATCTATTTAAAGAGTTAATAGAGCGTATTCCAAATTCAGATAAGGCCATCTTTTCAGCGCATTGTCATAACGATTTAGGCTTGGCGGCAGCAAACTCTTTAGCTGCGGTAAGAAATGGTGCGCGCCAGATTGAGTGTACGATTAATGGCTTGGGTGAAAGAGCAGGGAATACCGCTTTAGAAGAGGTTGTTATGGCGGTTAAAACACGCCAGGATATCTTTACTGTAGATACTCGAATTAATACCCGAGAAATTTTGGCTGCGTCTCGCTTAGTGTCAAATATTACAGGTTTCCCTGTTCAGCCTAACAAAGCGATTGTTGGGGCAAATGCATTTGCTCATGAATCAGGGATTCATCAAGATGGTGTTTTAAAACATCGCGAGACTTATGAAATTATGCGTGCCGAAGATGTAGGTTGGAGCACAAATAAAATGGTTATGGGTAAACACTCAGGCCGAAATGCCTTTAAAACACGATTAGAAGAATTAGGCATTGAATTTGAAACGGAGCAAGAGCTTAACGAGGCTTTTGTTAGTTTTAAAGAGCTTGCTGATCGTAAACATGAAATTTATGACGAAGATTTACAATCTTTAGTAACAGATAATAATACTCAACGAGTTGAAAATGAATCTTTCCGTTTAGTTGCTTTAAAAGTGTCTACAGAAACGGGTGAAAGCCCACAGGCTGAAGTAACCATGTGGATGAATGGTGATGAAGCAAGCGCTTTGGCAACAGGCAGTGGCGTGGTTGATGCGACATTCAAAGCGATTGAGTCTTTAGTTGAATCTGGATCTTCATTACAACTTTACTCGGTTAGTAACGTAACAAACGGTACGGATTCTTTGGGTGAGACTTCGGTGCGTCTTGAAAAAGGTGGTCGTATAGTGAACGGACAGGGCTCGGACACGGATATTGTTACCGCCTCTGCAAAAGCATATATTAATGCCTTAAATAAACTCGAGTCTGACGTGGATAAAGCTCACCCTCAGGCGGCAGTTTAA
- the pssA gene encoding CDP-diacylglycerol--serine O-phosphatidyltransferase: MKSFDKGIYLLPNLMTTAALFAGFYAVIAGIQGNFEQGAIAILIAMILDGLDGRIARMTNSCSDFGAEYDSLADMISFGLAPAILIFQWALMDFGKLGWLVAFIYTVAAALRLARFNTQVGVADKRYFQGLPSPAAAALLAGLIWVVESNQIDLAITPVVALVLTVFAGLMMVSNTRFSSFKELNLKDKVPFVTLLVVVLVFVVITIKPAMILFLIFLTYAVSGPVITLLTLKKTRAMRKSHKEGESTEAESAADKNDEVKANESLESVDAQIANSKAETAVPNKTEKEDGKSI, translated from the coding sequence ATGAAATCTTTCGATAAAGGAATCTATCTGCTTCCTAACCTTATGACTACAGCTGCTTTATTTGCGGGTTTTTATGCTGTTATTGCGGGCATTCAAGGTAATTTTGAGCAGGGGGCAATTGCGATTTTGATTGCAATGATTCTTGACGGTCTTGATGGACGTATTGCACGTATGACCAACTCTTGTAGTGATTTTGGTGCCGAATATGACAGTCTGGCAGATATGATTTCTTTTGGTTTAGCACCAGCTATTTTAATATTTCAATGGGCGTTGATGGATTTTGGAAAGTTAGGGTGGCTTGTTGCATTTATTTATACAGTCGCCGCGGCATTGCGTTTAGCTCGATTTAATACGCAAGTAGGCGTTGCCGATAAAAGATATTTTCAGGGGTTACCAAGTCCAGCTGCAGCAGCATTGCTTGCTGGCTTAATTTGGGTGGTAGAAAGTAACCAGATTGATTTGGCCATTACCCCAGTGGTTGCACTAGTGCTTACCGTATTTGCTGGGCTTATGATGGTTAGTAATACTCGTTTTAGTTCATTTAAAGAGTTGAACCTTAAAGATAAGGTCCCGTTTGTTACCTTGTTGGTTGTTGTGTTGGTTTTTGTTGTTATTACGATTAAACCAGCGATGATATTGTTTTTAATCTTTTTGACTTACGCGGTTTCTGGCCCCGTGATTACCTTGTTAACACTTAAAAAGACTCGCGCAATGAGAAAGTCACATAAAGAGGGCGAGAGTACTGAAGCAGAAAGCGCTGCTGATAAAAATGATGAAGTTAAAGCTAATGAATCACTTGAGTCAGTAGATGCGCAAATTGCAAACTCAAAAGCTGAAACAGCAGTACCAAACAAAACAGAAAAAGAAGACGGTAAGTCTATTTAG
- a CDS encoding DsrE/DsrF/DrsH-like family protein yields MSDVEMNGDKVSSGKLSVIHTKGTLDWAYPTFILASTAAAMDKEVELFFTFYGLKAVLKSTDPLKVSPLGNPGMVIHSPVGPNWFKKIDLNSVLPGLVWTLPGMSLLATWGFKQTLLQQGQVPVGELRDLCVELGVKMTVCQMTMDMMGYKEEDFIDGVEFAGAATYFANTPSNQSLYV; encoded by the coding sequence ATGAGTGATGTAGAGATGAATGGTGATAAGGTTTCTAGTGGTAAATTAAGTGTTATCCATACTAAAGGAACTTTAGACTGGGCTTATCCCACGTTTATTCTTGCAAGTACTGCGGCAGCAATGGATAAAGAGGTTGAGCTTTTTTTTACTTTTTATGGTTTAAAGGCGGTTCTAAAATCTACAGACCCATTAAAAGTTTCTCCTTTAGGTAACCCTGGAATGGTTATACATAGTCCTGTTGGACCTAATTGGTTTAAAAAGATAGACTTAAATTCGGTTTTACCAGGCCTGGTGTGGACTCTTCCGGGTATGAGTCTTTTGGCAACTTGGGGTTTTAAACAAACTTTATTACAACAGGGGCAGGTACCAGTCGGAGAGTTACGTGATTTGTGTGTTGAACTTGGTGTAAAAATGACTGTCTGTCAAATGACTATGGATATGATGGGATATAAAGAAGAAGACTTTATTGACGGTGTTGAGTTTGCGGGTGCAGCGACTTATTTTGCGAATACGCCTAGTAACCAGAGCCTCTATGTTTAA
- a CDS encoding sulfurtransferase TusA family protein, whose translation MELNYVGLVCPMPIIKLKKYLAHNKGQIVDIDLVLSDKGGLRDIPAFCQQASLSCTLLKSDPEIRFKIKSC comes from the coding sequence ATGGAATTAAATTATGTTGGATTAGTGTGTCCAATGCCGATTATAAAGTTAAAAAAATATTTGGCTCACAATAAAGGGCAGATTGTTGATATTGATTTAGTCTTGAGTGATAAAGGTGGCTTGCGCGATATTCCTGCATTTTGTCAGCAAGCTAGCCTGAGTTGCACTTTGCTCAAGTCTGATCCTGAAATACGTTTTAAAATCAAAAGTTGTTAA
- a CDS encoding M48 family metalloprotease encodes MILITSILATGSQANSLPDLGSPDLVEYDTQTEKELGRAFTSTLHTHYNLYSDLETNAYIRELGHKLASHTGNNRNYSFYIINDTSINAFAGPDGVIGIHTGLINATETEDELAAVIAHEISHVTQNHLSRRYEYSSTQGSLNSIASLIAAILIGMHDPSAGMATLMGGMGYNLQQQLKNSRLHESEADAIGIDLLHKSGYNPHAMGDFFGRLAKASQLDTFQVPEILRTHPVSENRLAEAENRAQNLSMVQKDKPESYLSYIKMRLKKDQSSLLEYNPQKITQNKSEACYQKTLESINTKKRVPNCIKNENDKPQSLPLFTTALIESYTTSNKKLSSQELEYLDKLVEFKLELHPNNPSIPIRYSRYLEQAGEIEKAIKILKNAESKLTYRYSLYKTLAELYAQTKQESYVYLNLAKAYLEIGSVERSEYFTKRTKETIKDNNNTIKHEITLLENKLNKLLKNKDKSTDE; translated from the coding sequence TTGATTTTGATAACTTCAATACTTGCAACTGGCAGTCAAGCTAACTCATTACCAGATTTGGGCTCTCCTGATCTTGTAGAATATGACACTCAAACCGAAAAAGAACTAGGCAGAGCTTTTACATCTACATTACACACACACTACAACCTATATTCCGACTTAGAAACTAATGCATACATAAGAGAGCTAGGCCACAAACTGGCAAGCCATACAGGCAACAATCGAAATTACTCCTTTTACATTATTAATGACACTAGCATAAACGCCTTTGCAGGGCCTGATGGTGTTATCGGAATTCATACAGGCCTAATAAACGCCACTGAAACAGAAGATGAACTAGCCGCTGTCATCGCACATGAAATATCTCATGTTACTCAAAACCATCTCTCTAGAAGATATGAATACTCATCAACACAAGGCAGTCTCAATAGTATAGCTTCATTGATTGCTGCAATTTTAATAGGAATGCATGACCCAAGTGCAGGCATGGCGACCTTAATGGGTGGAATGGGCTACAACCTTCAACAGCAATTAAAAAATTCTCGCCTGCATGAATCTGAAGCTGATGCTATTGGTATTGATCTGCTCCATAAATCAGGTTACAACCCACATGCAATGGGTGACTTTTTTGGTCGTCTAGCAAAGGCTAGTCAGCTTGATACATTCCAAGTACCTGAAATTTTACGAACCCATCCTGTATCAGAAAACAGACTTGCAGAAGCTGAAAACCGCGCTCAAAATCTGAGTATGGTTCAAAAAGACAAGCCAGAAAGTTACCTTTCATATATAAAGATGCGTTTAAAAAAAGATCAAAGCAGTTTATTAGAATACAATCCCCAAAAAATAACACAGAATAAAAGTGAAGCTTGCTATCAAAAAACCTTAGAAAGCATTAACACTAAAAAACGTGTACCTAACTGTATAAAGAATGAGAATGATAAACCACAAAGCCTTCCATTATTTACGACAGCATTAATAGAATCCTATACAACAAGCAATAAAAAACTTTCTTCACAAGAGCTTGAGTACTTAGACAAGCTGGTTGAATTTAAACTTGAATTACACCCAAACAATCCATCAATTCCGATTCGATATAGTAGATACCTTGAACAGGCAGGAGAGATTGAGAAAGCAATAAAGATTTTAAAAAACGCTGAATCAAAACTAACCTATAGATATAGTCTTTACAAAACGCTTGCCGAACTTTACGCACAAACCAAACAAGAGAGCTACGTTTATTTAAATCTTGCAAAGGCATATTTAGAAATTGGCAGCGTAGAAAGAAGTGAATATTTTACAAAACGCACTAAAGAAACAATTAAAGATAATAACAACACAATTAAACATGAAATTACACTATTAGAGAATAAGTTAAACAAACTATTGAAAAATAAAGATAAAAGCACAGACGAGTAG
- the soxX gene encoding sulfur oxidation c-type cytochrome SoxX has protein sequence MMNSKMKQLLTALAISTAVVAAPVSTVQAAEKAASSIEEGKKLAYSRSKGNCLACHMAGEGAMPGNIGPALIAMKLRYPDKQKLVDKVWGTPESQTVPNSMMPAFGQSGILSDSEINKIVDYIYTL, from the coding sequence ATGATGAATTCTAAAATGAAGCAACTGTTGACAGCTTTAGCGATTTCAACCGCGGTAGTTGCAGCCCCTGTATCTACGGTACAAGCTGCAGAAAAAGCTGCATCATCTATTGAAGAAGGTAAAAAGCTAGCATATAGCCGATCAAAAGGTAATTGTTTAGCGTGTCATATGGCTGGTGAAGGTGCTATGCCAGGTAACATAGGTCCTGCTTTAATAGCGATGAAGCTTCGTTACCCAGATAAGCAAAAGCTTGTTGACAAAGTATGGGGTACGCCTGAATCACAGACTGTACCTAACAGCATGATGCCGGCCTTTGGCCAAAGTGGCATCTTATCAGACAGTGAAATCAACAAGATTGTTGATTACATTTATACCCTGTAA
- the soxY gene encoding thiosulfate oxidation carrier protein SoxY — MKRRSFLKGTLATGAAAVAVNAGLLTPSTVLAADWNSKAFSAKTTDDALNSVFGSASTAASGDIKLKAPAIAENGAVTPVTVDASGIDGVESIAIMASKNPMPLACEYTFGAGAVGYVSTRIKMGQTMNVIAVVKAGGKLLKAEQEVKVTIGGCGG, encoded by the coding sequence ATGAAACGTAGATCTTTCCTTAAAGGTACCCTAGCAACTGGCGCAGCAGCTGTAGCTGTTAACGCTGGTCTTCTAACACCTAGCACAGTATTAGCTGCTGACTGGAATTCAAAAGCATTCAGCGCTAAGACTACTGATGATGCACTAAACAGTGTGTTTGGTTCTGCAAGCACAGCTGCTTCTGGTGACATCAAACTTAAAGCCCCTGCTATCGCAGAAAACGGTGCGGTAACGCCTGTTACTGTTGATGCTTCAGGTATCGATGGTGTTGAATCTATCGCTATCATGGCTTCTAAGAACCCTATGCCTCTAGCATGTGAATACACATTTGGTGCTGGTGCAGTTGGTTACGTTTCTACACGTATCAAAATGGGTCAAACAATGAATGTTATTGCCGTTGTTAAAGCTGGTGGGAAACTACTTAAAGCTGAACAAGAAGTTAAAGTAACAATCGGTGGTTGTGGTGGTTAA